From Anopheles darlingi chromosome 2, idAnoDarlMG_H_01, whole genome shotgun sequence, the proteins below share one genomic window:
- the LOC125948801 gene encoding mucin-5AC: MGALQRRTTDVAIAYLTIMLPLVLIVTVAVTFAQDAASLSRPFNDGSFKLTTRTSFSCVGRGAGYYADVETGCQIYHMCDGLGRQFSYACPNTTLFQQRMLICDHWYMVNCSKAESNYAANLLIGQRDKPFVPEEENEIRTPRPDLLDRPDALDFGGPSLKNFFKSNAPALQNAIFDAQARNRPGAIAASSTGKAASTKKSSNAEIFQESASNHGLPIHWGTRFADETPDRRNSNSTTTERAEQEATRTDNKRDEEKNESRNTVSIAVTAASPSQLPRTTSSPVRPSVKVPSRRYEPPFLPEELSRRQGSSVESDLNTIPTTQPRFNGGAGITTTTTVRPQVPNTRFSTTRAPPTTITTTTTRAPIRPSQFTIGPQTKQPVIGNRVPAGQQALPRIQPSAQFVPTSTINQGTKGGSSSVPSSADPRQSSLAASPILFNPPAATAGLFEKRAPIVPLGVRPDRVPVPSRDLLPPFENIANFDQIKTRYTSESIYTRPSITNEPSAGPVKTAIDKLADAVPSRIPSPSVNVGAADKIPRPFSVPAPANDLLPPHKEYVFYDDATTQGPPIYYQWKWSVPSFGLDPPGLEAPPPPPPASASSSAAVEVSGSAPLVPTSDVDASAATSIPVEVKLDDTERLIEQLNPATQQDHDGEPGSTRRGASRDHNQSARSISSETGNLGENRVVEIEPKRVVQLPQHNYLALRQQFAIPDFIFPLDGAAKGGQYGQVEAVDSFQVHIPSDAAPRTIDAVKGRSWYGENARCPECHPGFLRPGSCEPCVKVRR, encoded by the exons TCACGGCCGTTCAATGATGGATCGTTCAAGCTGACCACCAGGACCAGCTTCTCCTGTGTGGGACGGGGTGCCGGGTACTACGCGGACGTCGAAACCGGCTGCCAGATCTATCACATGTGCGATGGCCTGGGGCGACAGTTCAGCTACGCATGTCCCAACACGACGCTCTTCCAACAGCGAATGCTCATCTGCGACCACTGGTACATGGTGAACTGTTCCAAGGCGGAGAGCAACTACGCCGCCAACCTGTTGATCG GTCAACGTGACAAACCGTTCGTGCCggaggaggaaaacgaaattcgCACCCCGAGACCGGACCTACTGGATCGGCCGGATGCACTCGACTTTGGTGGTCCATCGCTCAAGAACTTCTTTAAG TCCAATGCACCGGCACTGCAGAATGCAATCTTCGATGCTCAGGCTCGTAACCGACCAGGAGCCATcgctgccagcagcaccggaaagGCGGCCAGCACCAAGAAGTCATCGAATGCTGAGATCTTCCAGGAGAGTGCCAGCAACCATGGGTTGCCAATCCACTGGGGAACACGGTTCGCTGATGAGACCCCGGATCGACGAAACTCGAACAGTACGACCACGGAACGCGCGGAACAGGAAGCGACCCGTACCGATAACAAGCGGGATGAGGAAAAGAATGAATCTCGCAATACGGTGAGCATAGCGGTTACTGCCGCGAGTCCGTCGCAGCTtccgaggacgacgagcagTCCGGTTAGACCATCGGTGAAGGTACCATCGCGTCGCTATGAACCACCTTTTCTACCGGAGGAACTGTCACGTCGTCAGGGCTCGTCTGTGGAGTCTGATTTGAATACTATTCCAACGACACAGCCACGTTTCAATGGTGGCGCAGGTATCACTACGACAACCACTGTACGGCCGCAGGTGCCAAACACCAGATTCAGTACAACACGAGCACCGCCGACTACGattacaacgacgacgaccagggcACCGATACGTCCTAGCCAGTTCACCATCGGACcgcaaacaaagcaaccggTCATCGGCAATCGAGTACCGGCCGGTCAGCAGGCTTTGCCTCGTATCCAACCATCGGCACAATTCGTTCCCACTTCAACCATCAACCAAGGAACCAAAGGCGGTAGCAGTAGCGTCCCATCCTCGGCGGATCCTCGTCAGTCCAGTTTGGCCGCTTCGCCAATCCTCTTCaatccaccggcagcaacggcTGGTCTGTTCGAGAAGCGGGCCCCAATCGTACCGCTCGGTGTACGGCCGGATCGTGTACCCGTCCCATCGCGCGATTTGCTTCCACCGTTCGAGAACATTGCCAACTTTGATCAGATCAAAACACGGTACACCAGCGAATCGATCTACACTCGACCATCGATAACGAACGAACCATCGGCTGGACCGGTGAAGACGGCCATTGACAAGCTGGCGGATGCGGTACCGAGTCGcattccatcgccatcggtgaaCGTCGGCGCTGCGGATAAAATTCCAAGGCCCTTCAGTGTTCCGGCGCCAGCGAACGATCTGTTGCCACCGCACAAGGAGTACGTGTTCTACGATGATGCCACGACACAGGGACCACCGATCTACTATCAGTGGAAATGgtccgttccttcgttcggtcTCGATCCACCCGGATTggaggcgccaccaccgccaccaccagcatcagcgtcatcatcagcagcagttgaagTCTCTGGATCCGCTCCGCTAGTACCAACATCCGATGTGGATGCCTCGGCAGCAACATCGATCCCGGTTGAAGTGAAACTGGACGACACGGAACGGTTAATCGAACAGCTAAATCCGGCCACACAGCAGGACCACGACGGTGAACCAGGGTCAACGAGACGTGGTGCCAGCCGGGATCACAATCAATCCGCACGCTCGATCTCCTCGGAGACGGGTAACTTGGGCGAGAACCGGGTGGTGGAGATTGAACCGAAGCGAGTGGTGCAGTTACCGCAGCACAACTACCTTGCCCTGAGGCAACAGTTTGCGATACCGGACTTTATCTTCCCGCTCGATGGAGCCGCCAAGGGTGGTCAGTATGGGCAGGTGGAAGCGGTCGACTCGTTTCAGGTGCACATTCCCAGCGATGCGGCACCGAGGACGATCGACGCGGTGAAGGGACGATCGTGGTACGGCGAAAATGCCCGGTGTCCCGAGTGTCATCCCGGATTTCTGCGACCCGGTAGTTGCGAACCGTGTGTGAAGGTGCGTCGATGA